TGCCACCCGGTAACGGCGTGTTCATGTTGCCCCGAGCCTGGTTTTAGCCTAAAATCCGGGCATGATCTCGGTGACTTGCCCCAACTGCCAGCAAAGCTTCGACATTGATGCATCACTCGTCGGCCGCCACGGTCGCTGTGACCACTGCCAAACGAAGTTCGAACTCAAGCCGGACCATTCCAGCCCTGAGCCGGTCCGGAACAACGGTGAAATTCAAGAGCCGGAAGCAAGCCAACAATCGAGCCCCCCGGCAAAACCAGGTAAAGCCGTCGGCCTGATCGCGGCCACCATTGCAATCGTAGCCGGAGCCGGAATTTACCTCCAGCAACAGCAGCCTCCCGAAACCAAACAAAGCGATACCGCCCAGAAACCGGCAACAACGCCCGCAAGCGACGCTCTCGATTCGACCAAACCACAGGCCAAATCCGAAGAAGGCCAAGCTACCCCCACTCCAGCAACAGGCGCACTACCCGCACTGGCTGAGACTTTTCCCGTCAAAACCCAATTTGGGGCCATCGACATCCGGGCTTACCTCAAGACCTACCCGAATGTGCACCAGGGCTGGATGCCATCGAAACCCGAGCAAGCGGACGAAGCCAAACAATGGGGGTCGCACCTCGGGCCACTGGGTGTTCGCATCCGCTCGCACGCCCCCCAGATGCAAGGACGCCCTGCCTTTGCCGCCAATGTCCCGCACTGCCTGCGTGCCGAAGACGGAAAACTGGCACTGACGGCAGCTGAAGTGGTCAGCATCGCCCCCGGTTCTCCTGCAGAAAACCACCTACAAGTCGGCGACCTGATCATTGGTATTGAGGGAGAAGACCTCAAATCCGGGAATCAGTACCGCCCCGAGTGGCAGACCATGCACAAAGACGCTCGCGAACTCCAACTGATGCTCGGAGAAAAAATCGACCAAGCCCAAGGGCGCGGCGATATCCGCCTCACCGTCATGCGCTACCCCGAAGACAGCGTACAGGCCTTCGCTCGTAAACTGAAACTCAGCGACGGCCGCATCCTCGTCGATCCCATTGCCGTCAAAGCTGGCGATACCATCCATCTCATTGTCGATCCCGACGGCAATAATGCCCACGATCACCTTGCCTGGCTTAGCCCGCAACTCACCGGAAACGGTCAATCCACGCTCGACCTCACTGATACAGCACAAATCACGCCGGATCAGGCCACCACCGGTTGGGGAGAGGTCTCCCGGAATAAAGATCTAAGCGGTAAGGACCTCGGAGAAAAAGGCCTCGCTGTGCACGCCGCCTCCCACGTCACCTTCACTGTGCCGACCGGCTACACAAGCTTCCAAACGGCAATAAAAGCCACTCACGCCAATAGCGACGTCACCGCCATCATCAAGGTGAATACCAGACAACAAGCACTACCCGTCCGCAGCAAAGAGATCTGGGCTGGAAAAGGAGGGAACCAATCCGTCGGAGCCCAAAGCTTTGATGTCGAAGTCCCCGGAGACGGATACATTTCGCTCGTCAGCGACAAGTTCGATGACAATATCCACGGCGATGGCACCTCCTGGTTCGATGTCACTCTGGAAGGGAGTTACGGCAGCAAGGAGCTGTTAGCGATGCCTAACGAAGGAGCCCACGCCGGCTACGGCCGCCCTCATTTCACCACCGACAAAGCCACGGAACACAAAGGTGTCACCTATCAACAAGCACTCAACCTGCACGCCCACGGCGTCGCCACCTGGCGCCTGCCCAAGGGAACCACCCGGATCAAAGGAAGCTTTGCAGCCCTGAGCCACGGTAAAGTCCAACCCCGGATCGAGTTCACCAACCTCGCCCGCCCACTTTCCGGTATTCACAAAGAGAAACTTGTTGAACTCCGCTTCCCGATCGGAAAAGCCGGGAGCTTCAGTAGCACCTACCCGAAAGATTGCGCCAAATCCGAGCTCACCGTCCGCCGCCACACCGAATGGCTTGCGGCCCAACAGCAACAAGATGGCTCCTGGCCACGGCTCGCCGGTTATACCACCAATGGATGGGACACCTCCTTCTGCGCCCTCGCTCTGATGTCCAGTGGTGACCCCAAATACAATGATCAAATCAAACGCGCCGCTTACCTCATGGCCTACGATAGCGCCCCCAGCGAGTGGACGGCAGAACGTGCCATGCGCGTCATCTTCCTCGCTGAGTATTATCTGAAAACCAAAGACCAAGCCATTCTCGCCGGTCTGCAATCTTCCTACGTCCAGCTGATGGCAACCGCCAAAACCGACTTCATGGCCGGCCACAAAGTCAATGGCTTCGGCTACGGAATCGCCGGCCAGCACTACGGCACCGGACACCTCGCCCTAGGGATCGCCTTGGCATCCCGCACCCCGATCTCCGTCGATAAGGAACTCGTTGACGGCATTCTTCGACACGCAGGTGAAGTCTGTGTCAATGGAACCTACGCCTATGGTCGCGGCCGCCGGCTCGCCCGCGATGACAGCCGCTATCACGGTGGAGGTAATGCCATGGTCGGCCCCGGCATTCTCGGCGCCATGATCGGGGGAGGACATGAAGCCTCCATCCAGGAGGCCCTTGAACGCTGGTCCGCATCTGCCGGTGACGGCGACAACTCCCACGCCACCAGCTCGCTTGCCTTTATCTTCGCCTCGCTCGCCATGGCCTGTGGCGACGAAGATGTCTTTCTCAAGCACATGCAACATTTCCGCTACAAAATGACTCTGGATGACAACTGGGAAGGTGGTATTCTCAAGTCAGCCTTCCCTCTGGACTTCCAAGGTGGAGAAGGAGTCACGGCCACCTGGATTCGTAGTGCCGGAAGCATCCTCGTCTTTAATGCACTGAAAAAGAACCTCGCCATCACAGGCAACCAATCCCACTACGCCAAACAGAGAATCAAAGAACAAGCGGTCAGCGAATGGGGAGGCCAGATCCACTCCTACTACCTGCGAAACTGGTGCCTTGCCAAAGAAGTTCTCGGCCCGAAAGCCCCCACCGAAATTGAAGCCGGCATCGCGGCGATGGAAAAGCTGCCACGCACCACCGCGCTGGTTCCGGAAACAAAAACCATCGTCACACAGCTCGCCCCTGGATTGATCCAAACCATCGCCAAAGACAGATCACTGAGCGAAATCCAGCGTGCCTACGCGATCGAATTACTCTGCGGTCTGGATTTCCGCCTCTTTGCCAGCCTCGACGGAAAAAATCAAAAAATTGACCTCACCATCAACCACCCGCTGCACCAGCTCAATTGGTTGGAGGAAGACAAACAAGCGATCCTATCCAAGCCGGAATTCAATCTCCAAGCATCATTGGAAATCACCGCGGATAACCTGGCAAAACCCCTCACCTTTTCAGCCAGCTCAAAGAAAGGGTTCAATCCGGAAAGCGGTGAACTCAAAACCAGTATGAAGTCTGAGCTTAAAAACCCGGGAACCCCCAAGTTCAAAGGACAAGCCAAGATCTCCTTCCAACTCGGCGACACCACAATCGCCTACACCCGACCACTCTGGTTCAACACCGAGTTCGCCCATTCCAACAACATCAATCTGCGCCGCCTCAACCTGAAACTCAAAGTTGCCCCACGAGCTTACTTTCAGAGCCAGCCATTGATGATTGCAGGCCGAGCCTTCGATTGTATGTATCCAAAAGAACGCATGCTCGAGGTCAAAGGCCCGGAACCGGGGACCGTCAACATCCACGAGGGCGACAGCGTGCTGGTCAACCTCGCCAGCGAAAATTTCATCTGCCCATGGGTGCTTTCCATGACCTTCCCCGAGATGACCCAAGTGCGGGTCGCCAAAGCTAAAAACCACCATGCCAGCCAGGGCTCGGTCGATGGCGACTGGGAAAACCTCTACGACTTCGATGACAACACCGGCGTCGAGATCAAACCAAGTGATGGAAAAACCGTGATCGCATACGACTTTGGTAAAGCCGTCACTCTGAACGGCTTGGACGTCCGCTACCAGCACGGAAACTTTGTTCGAGTCAGCTACCAACGCAACGGCCAGTGGATTCCTCTCGTTTGGGACCGCTATTCACCTCACACCGGCCATAACCCACGTTTCCCCGACACCGAAGCCCAACACTGGAAAGTTGAACTGCAACATGGACGGAATGCCAAACTCAGCACCCTGCGGTTCTATCACAACCCGAACCGGATCCTAAACTCTCCAGCCTATATCCAGAGCCAACAACCTGATAGCTTCCCGCAAGCATCAGCCAATTAACTCATGCTAAACCCCGCCTCCATCTGGCTGGTGACACTCGCGTGCCTGCTGGCCATGACTTCCTGCAATCGTCCCCCAAGCGAGAAGCCAAACAAAGAGAGCAAGCAGGATAACTCGCCACAGGCCGCCCACCCGTCAGAAAAACTCACTAGCCGTCAACTCAAGGAAGTATTTCCGCTCTATCCCTTGGTCGAAGCCAAACGATGGCAGGAGCTACTAAGGCTGGAACAGCTTGTGTCCAATCCGGAGATGGATCAGGCAACTCGTCGTGAGAGCCAAAAGCAAATCGACAAACTTGCGGCTCAGCTGCAACAACTCCACCCCTTCAGCCAAGACGAGGACAGCGTCACCCTTGGTCTCATCACCTACAATCGACACAACGGCTCCATCGAAGTGATGGCCGAGGTCAACGATCCGGCGTCCCATCAACAGAGTCGTGAAGATATCGAGGTCATTCTCTGCACGCCCAAAGGGCGCACCCATGAAAGCCTCTTCATAACGGATGCCCGCCCGCTCCACCTCGAACTCCTACTCCTCCTAACAGGCTACAGCAATGCCAACACGGAGGAAGCGCCCCCAGCCCGCTTCGCCATCCAGGTGTCCCTACCAAACCAAGCCCCCATACCTCTCCACCATTTATTAAGCACCCAAGATCAAAAACAGCTCGCCACCCCCATGCTCTGGGAGTTCACCGGCAGCCCATTTGACGGGCTCTACCGGCCTGACCTGACAGGAGACCTCATCATCAGCTGGCACGCCCACGATGCCGTGCTCGTCAGTGCCAACAAGCCTATTGCCAGCAATCAAACCAGGCTGCAGGCGAAATCACACCCGGCCCTGACTTCTGGCATCAAAGTCAAACTGCTGCTCATTGCTGAAAACGGGCAACCGTAATGCCG
The sequence above is drawn from the Oceaniferula marina genome and encodes:
- a CDS encoding DUF6288 domain-containing protein; this translates as MISVTCPNCQQSFDIDASLVGRHGRCDHCQTKFELKPDHSSPEPVRNNGEIQEPEASQQSSPPAKPGKAVGLIAATIAIVAGAGIYLQQQQPPETKQSDTAQKPATTPASDALDSTKPQAKSEEGQATPTPATGALPALAETFPVKTQFGAIDIRAYLKTYPNVHQGWMPSKPEQADEAKQWGSHLGPLGVRIRSHAPQMQGRPAFAANVPHCLRAEDGKLALTAAEVVSIAPGSPAENHLQVGDLIIGIEGEDLKSGNQYRPEWQTMHKDARELQLMLGEKIDQAQGRGDIRLTVMRYPEDSVQAFARKLKLSDGRILVDPIAVKAGDTIHLIVDPDGNNAHDHLAWLSPQLTGNGQSTLDLTDTAQITPDQATTGWGEVSRNKDLSGKDLGEKGLAVHAASHVTFTVPTGYTSFQTAIKATHANSDVTAIIKVNTRQQALPVRSKEIWAGKGGNQSVGAQSFDVEVPGDGYISLVSDKFDDNIHGDGTSWFDVTLEGSYGSKELLAMPNEGAHAGYGRPHFTTDKATEHKGVTYQQALNLHAHGVATWRLPKGTTRIKGSFAALSHGKVQPRIEFTNLARPLSGIHKEKLVELRFPIGKAGSFSSTYPKDCAKSELTVRRHTEWLAAQQQQDGSWPRLAGYTTNGWDTSFCALALMSSGDPKYNDQIKRAAYLMAYDSAPSEWTAERAMRVIFLAEYYLKTKDQAILAGLQSSYVQLMATAKTDFMAGHKVNGFGYGIAGQHYGTGHLALGIALASRTPISVDKELVDGILRHAGEVCVNGTYAYGRGRRLARDDSRYHGGGNAMVGPGILGAMIGGGHEASIQEALERWSASAGDGDNSHATSSLAFIFASLAMACGDEDVFLKHMQHFRYKMTLDDNWEGGILKSAFPLDFQGGEGVTATWIRSAGSILVFNALKKNLAITGNQSHYAKQRIKEQAVSEWGGQIHSYYLRNWCLAKEVLGPKAPTEIEAGIAAMEKLPRTTALVPETKTIVTQLAPGLIQTIAKDRSLSEIQRAYAIELLCGLDFRLFASLDGKNQKIDLTINHPLHQLNWLEEDKQAILSKPEFNLQASLEITADNLAKPLTFSASSKKGFNPESGELKTSMKSELKNPGTPKFKGQAKISFQLGDTTIAYTRPLWFNTEFAHSNNINLRRLNLKLKVAPRAYFQSQPLMIAGRAFDCMYPKERMLEVKGPEPGTVNIHEGDSVLVNLASENFICPWVLSMTFPEMTQVRVAKAKNHHASQGSVDGDWENLYDFDDNTGVEIKPSDGKTVIAYDFGKAVTLNGLDVRYQHGNFVRVSYQRNGQWIPLVWDRYSPHTGHNPRFPDTEAQHWKVELQHGRNAKLSTLRFYHNPNRILNSPAYIQSQQPDSFPQASAN